A section of the Paenibacillus odorifer genome encodes:
- a CDS encoding RNA polymerase sigma factor → MAKDESALRLLMDEYGDMLLRTASLLLKDRQSAEEAVQDTFIQAYAKMSQLQEPDRLKAWLIRIVVNRCRMRQRTWSWRNIFPAGGSELQTNEDADFTAGAEELFMVEWHNVRLAESMRNLDYLYRECLTLYYFHEMSIREISEQLNTSENTIKSRLARGRTLLKKILVKEGHFL, encoded by the coding sequence GTGGCAAAAGATGAGTCAGCTCTCCGCCTGTTAATGGACGAATATGGAGATATGCTGCTGCGAACCGCTTCTTTACTGCTCAAAGATAGACAAAGTGCCGAAGAAGCGGTACAAGATACTTTTATTCAAGCTTATGCCAAAATGAGTCAGTTACAGGAGCCGGATCGGCTGAAGGCATGGCTGATACGGATAGTAGTCAATCGCTGCCGCATGAGGCAAAGGACGTGGAGCTGGCGTAATATTTTCCCGGCGGGAGGGTCAGAGCTGCAAACTAACGAGGATGCTGACTTCACAGCCGGAGCGGAAGAGCTTTTTATGGTGGAATGGCATAATGTCAGGCTCGCCGAGTCCATGAGAAATCTCGACTATCTATACCGTGAATGTCTGACGTTATATTACTTTCATGAGATGAGTATCCGGGAAATTTCCGAGCAATTAAATACATCTGAAAATACGATCAAATCCAGACTCGCCAGAGGCCGGACGCTCTTAAAAAAGATTTTGGTGAAGGAGGGACATTTCTTATGA
- a CDS encoding YjgB family protein yields MPVQIKLIAGSILLAGMIGLAGCSSNNEAGNSESQATAPTETAVTATSEPEVSPSSTPAETAPAATSSPTETDKDSTGSNSQNSDKQLKELLELAKKGKVPGVKYAAHTGLIDEVEADWGKPDQQESAGKGIYATYTDKHVVFGFNKGSLIFDVRSSDSTLQKLTLKQIEATLGKPDDTKVNGDDKIYTYQANDQYQLKFIIPSSTGTVDHISVFSEQDSFNNMAG; encoded by the coding sequence ATGCCAGTACAGATAAAATTAATAGCAGGCTCTATCCTACTCGCAGGAATGATTGGGCTTGCTGGATGCAGTTCGAACAATGAGGCGGGGAATTCAGAATCCCAGGCAACGGCGCCAACAGAAACGGCTGTAACAGCAACCTCTGAGCCGGAAGTTAGTCCATCAAGCACCCCAGCAGAAACTGCACCAGCAGCGACTTCCTCCCCTACGGAGACTGATAAAGATTCAACCGGCTCAAATTCACAAAATAGCGACAAACAGCTTAAAGAGTTGCTCGAGCTTGCCAAAAAGGGGAAGGTACCCGGTGTAAAATATGCCGCTCATACCGGACTCATTGATGAGGTCGAAGCGGATTGGGGCAAACCTGATCAACAAGAGTCAGCGGGAAAAGGTATTTATGCTACCTACACTGACAAACATGTCGTGTTTGGATTTAATAAAGGAAGTTTAATCTTCGATGTTCGTTCAAGTGATTCCACACTGCAAAAGCTGACGCTGAAGCAAATTGAGGCAACACTCGGCAAGCCTGACGATACCAAAGTGAACGGAGACGATAAGATTTACACCTATCAAGCCAATGACCAATACCAGCTGAAATTTATTATTCCAAGCTCGACCGGTACAGTAGATCATATTTCCGTGTTTAGTGAACAGGACTCTTTTAACAATATGGCTGGGTAA
- a CDS encoding winged helix-turn-helix domain-containing protein: MQLELNESEYKVTAEGITIELFPKEFTLFQFLYKNRGRTFSREQLLDKVWPLEYPVERTVDDHIYRLRKKLGKFQDLDIKTVRGFGYSLTMQEPSAAMANPTTYDLEMQKTMREVFKKYHLYGQGRSMLILARQQDVLGYAMDPFYSIYIHFVQGDLDWLLNTTEVGIEERFYSLLICYVLLGDPKKKLEFCELVLEKKILLPPQHREVEILNILDLYTLAGQPEKALERLKLTYEVIKEPGYESFIPITATSEMLTHLWMGTEDHVIERMATDIEALLLEKPYLREIGSYKVTRGLWFLRRKSWREAEQLLDEALQVLEMSGFVPIRIYALYRIVHFCKQFPPKPALYRKYVDIFEQEKEERGFHRLEQSLDTVLTNLVTAP, translated from the coding sequence ATGCAGCTGGAATTAAACGAAAGTGAATATAAAGTGACCGCAGAAGGGATAACGATAGAATTATTCCCAAAAGAATTTACGCTTTTTCAGTTCTTGTATAAAAATAGAGGGCGTACATTCAGTCGAGAACAGCTGTTGGATAAAGTATGGCCGCTTGAATATCCGGTAGAGCGAACAGTAGATGATCATATTTATCGGCTTCGTAAAAAGCTAGGCAAGTTTCAAGACTTAGATATTAAGACTGTTCGGGGATTTGGTTATAGTCTGACTATGCAGGAGCCCTCAGCTGCTATGGCCAATCCGACTACATATGACTTAGAGATGCAAAAGACGATGCGGGAGGTATTCAAGAAATATCACCTATATGGCCAAGGTCGCTCGATGTTAATCCTCGCACGCCAACAGGATGTTTTGGGGTATGCGATGGATCCGTTTTATTCGATCTATATTCATTTTGTACAGGGAGATTTGGATTGGCTGCTGAACACAACCGAGGTGGGGATAGAGGAACGGTTTTATTCCTTATTAATCTGTTATGTTCTATTGGGTGATCCTAAGAAAAAATTAGAGTTCTGTGAGTTGGTCCTTGAGAAAAAAATTCTTTTGCCGCCTCAGCATCGCGAAGTGGAGATTCTAAATATTCTGGATTTGTACACGCTGGCAGGGCAACCGGAAAAAGCACTGGAACGACTAAAGCTAACATATGAAGTGATTAAAGAGCCGGGGTATGAGAGTTTCATTCCTATAACGGCGACCTCAGAAATGCTTACACACTTGTGGATGGGAACAGAAGATCACGTAATAGAACGGATGGCAACAGACATTGAAGCACTTTTGCTGGAGAAACCTTATTTGCGTGAGATTGGTAGTTATAAAGTTACAAGGGGCTTGTGGTTTCTACGGCGCAAGTCTTGGCGTGAAGCCGAGCAACTGTTGGATGAGGCACTTCAGGTGCTTGAGATGTCAGGGTTCGTGCCGATACGGATATATGCATTGTACCGAATAGTTCATTTTTGTAAACAGTTTCCACCTAAGCCAGCTTTGTATCGCAAATATGTGGATATATTTGAACAGGAGAAGGAAGAGCGGGGATTCCATCGGTTAGAACAATCCTTGGATACCGTGCTTACGAACCTTGTGACTGCCCCCTGA
- a CDS encoding MFS transporter, with protein MNASTQAGTSLLKNKVYMRVYSAYATATFGDWFDALAIQVLVGYRWQASPLMLALIPVSIALPGILLGSFAGVVADRLNKLKLMRMCDLLTALLTVFVLFAPSMVWLLPLLMLRAAISTLNVPAQQSMTRSMVREDQLLQATSLNGLVNQGSKIAGPLLGGFALSVLTPQWCILINACLRGCSYLLLLTVKKSEVEQVGTEGKGDQEERVALRTMWKEGWNFMLHSRLLLNTMLFGIVCSMAIQMIDFQFTSLFRVLAPSNESLLGWLVAASGGGAVFIIMVMNKMNRGTGYGWKLGTGYVLMGLSVGGLGLLQPGASSISVLLLGFLLGIGNGIFIITFNYCLQKETPPHMTGRVFGIQSTILSGVMIGAPLLGGMMVQIAGPSRIFLNFGIVIALIGVLGIAFGRVLWPAQKEMNDSSAEQSRTVEVMEGS; from the coding sequence ATGAATGCTTCAACACAAGCAGGCACGAGCCTGCTTAAGAACAAGGTGTATATGCGTGTGTACAGCGCATATGCGACGGCTACCTTTGGGGATTGGTTCGATGCCTTAGCAATTCAGGTACTCGTAGGGTACCGCTGGCAGGCCAGCCCGCTAATGCTGGCTTTGATTCCGGTCTCCATAGCTTTGCCGGGGATTTTGCTGGGCTCGTTCGCAGGGGTAGTGGCTGACCGACTGAACAAGCTGAAGCTAATGCGGATGTGTGATCTGCTTACGGCATTGTTAACCGTATTCGTATTATTTGCTCCCAGTATGGTGTGGTTGCTCCCGTTATTGATGTTGCGTGCTGCCATTTCTACGTTAAACGTGCCTGCTCAGCAGTCGATGACCCGTAGTATGGTTAGAGAAGACCAACTGCTTCAAGCTACCTCGCTTAATGGGCTTGTAAATCAAGGCTCGAAAATCGCGGGACCTTTACTGGGCGGCTTCGCGTTGTCTGTTCTTACGCCACAGTGGTGTATATTGATCAATGCTTGCCTTAGAGGCTGTTCCTATTTGCTCCTACTTACAGTTAAGAAAAGTGAAGTAGAACAAGTTGGCACAGAAGGCAAGGGCGATCAAGAGGAACGTGTTGCTCTCCGCACGATGTGGAAAGAAGGCTGGAATTTTATGCTGCATAGTAGGTTGCTGCTAAATACCATGCTGTTTGGCATAGTCTGTTCAATGGCTATTCAGATGATTGATTTTCAATTCACCAGTCTATTTAGGGTACTTGCACCCTCTAATGAATCTTTACTGGGCTGGCTCGTGGCGGCATCCGGAGGCGGTGCTGTATTCATCATTATGGTCATGAACAAAATGAATCGCGGAACAGGTTATGGCTGGAAGCTTGGAACGGGTTATGTGCTGATGGGTTTATCGGTTGGGGGACTTGGACTGCTTCAGCCAGGAGCTTCCAGTATTTCTGTATTGCTATTAGGGTTCTTACTAGGTATTGGGAATGGAATTTTTATTATCACGTTCAATTATTGTCTGCAAAAAGAAACACCCCCGCACATGACAGGGCGTGTGTTCGGTATTCAGAGTACCATTCTTAGCGGAGTTATGATTGGCGCACCACTTCTCGGCGGAATGATGGTTCAGATTGCTGGGCCTAGCCGTATCTTTTTGAATTTCGGCATCGTAATCGCTCTGATTGGTGTGCTGGGCATCGCATTTGGGCGTGTGCTGTGGCCTGCGCAGAAAGAGATGAACGATAGCTCTGCGGAGCAATCTAGGACAGTTGAGGTGATGGAGGGGAGCTAG
- a CDS encoding histidine phosphatase family protein gives MATFIYMVRHGESPKLPGETERTRGLTAKGEEDARKITEKLRLEGIQVFYSSPYLRAIHTISGLAQELGAEIQSVEDLREIHFSDGNKITTDQELYPLLTKMFEDPDFVPVGGESIHACQKRSVSVLAEILSNHSGQKVAIGTHGAVMTLMMNYFDAKYDLSFLLQTTKPDIYKMKFAGGTLVDVERL, from the coding sequence ATGGCTACTTTTATTTATATGGTGAGGCACGGTGAGTCGCCCAAACTGCCCGGAGAAACTGAAAGGACTCGCGGACTAACCGCGAAGGGGGAGGAGGATGCCCGCAAGATAACGGAAAAACTACGTCTGGAAGGAATTCAAGTCTTCTATTCAAGTCCATACCTTCGGGCTATACATACGATTTCTGGATTGGCGCAGGAGTTAGGAGCAGAGATTCAGAGTGTTGAAGACCTCCGGGAAATCCATTTCTCGGACGGAAATAAGATTACGACTGATCAGGAGCTGTATCCATTACTGACAAAAATGTTTGAAGATCCGGATTTTGTCCCAGTTGGTGGGGAATCCATTCATGCGTGTCAGAAGCGTTCAGTTAGTGTGCTGGCAGAAATACTGAGCAATCACAGCGGTCAAAAGGTTGCTATTGGAACTCACGGGGCAGTCATGACGCTTATGATGAACTATTTTGATGCCAAATATGATCTGAGCTTTCTTCTTCAAACCACAAAGCCGGATATTTATAAAATGAAGTTCGCAGGCGGAACGTTAGTGGATGTGGAGAGGTTATGA
- a CDS encoding TatD family hydrolase: MIDAHIHLEQYEPEVAEQILSELPDMGIKALIAVSMNLDSCIRTQRLAAINPGVVRPAYGFHPEQPLPQDAELAALLKWIESQSSEDYIAVGEIGLPYYTRAEALERGETFDMEPYIELLDQLLGLAARLDKPVVLHAVYEDALIACDLLEKHNIQHAHFHWFKGPEEAIARMIKNGYYISFTPDILYEPEIQALARRYPPELVMAETDGPWPFEGPFAGKITHPSMIREVAAAWGALHGYTPGEAEELVTANTKRFYSL; this comes from the coding sequence ATGATTGATGCCCATATACATTTAGAGCAATATGAACCTGAAGTTGCCGAACAGATACTGAGTGAACTACCTGACATGGGAATTAAAGCCCTTATCGCTGTCTCTATGAATTTGGACTCTTGTATACGCACCCAAAGACTTGCAGCCATAAATCCCGGCGTGGTCCGTCCAGCTTATGGCTTTCATCCAGAGCAACCCCTGCCGCAGGATGCTGAGCTGGCTGCTCTGCTGAAATGGATCGAGAGTCAATCTAGTGAGGATTATATTGCTGTGGGGGAAATCGGGCTGCCTTACTATACGCGTGCTGAAGCTTTAGAACGTGGCGAAACCTTTGATATGGAGCCCTATATTGAGCTGCTGGATCAGTTGCTTGGGTTAGCTGCCCGTCTCGATAAACCTGTGGTGCTGCATGCTGTCTATGAAGATGCGCTTATTGCTTGTGATCTCCTGGAAAAACATAACATACAGCATGCCCACTTTCACTGGTTCAAAGGTCCAGAAGAAGCCATTGCCCGTATGATTAAGAACGGCTACTATATCTCCTTCACCCCGGATATCCTGTATGAGCCGGAGATACAGGCGCTTGCCCGCCGTTATCCCCCAGAGCTAGTCATGGCTGAAACCGATGGGCCTTGGCCGTTCGAAGGACCTTTTGCGGGGAAAATCACCCATCCGTCTATGATTCGGGAAGTCGCCGCTGCTTGGGGAGCGCTCCATGGTTACACCCCCGGCGAAGCGGAAGAGTTAGTGACTGCGAATACTAAGCGATTTTATAGCTTGTAG
- a CDS encoding copper amine oxidase N-terminal domain-containing protein, giving the protein MNKIIAIGAITLFLAGCGASATIDMDTTMAINQTQATSAPLKLIVDGEAVLPTLSPFFLDDKVYVPAKVLMEYYTSEQKWDNNLKTLTISDGSSSYVLTPDNEYMQADGYQTSLEGPAILRNGILYIPADSLNSLSGATAQLNAAGTEVLITSGDVSTTVRTPSEPLAIATENNQVKLYTALKDGGTYEGFVVEVNGNKHTFDWETPRLLSYPPEIHYADIDQDGQEEVVVILWLGTGTGMSMQELHVIKPNPWEEVTVPSADKAASALVTSKISNEKGDALIQIQVKGSTPSMVTLRYPDRAEDGNLGEQAGIGAVTHYIVEEGKLKAETNVYIGFLESIGTLTFAYKPGKDGMEPDSIRFEVHEELASYVEGKQL; this is encoded by the coding sequence ATGAATAAAATCATCGCTATAGGAGCTATCACGCTCTTTTTGGCCGGATGCGGAGCATCGGCAACCATAGATATGGATACAACAATGGCTATTAATCAAACACAAGCTACTTCAGCACCACTGAAACTAATCGTGGACGGCGAAGCCGTTCTTCCTACTCTCTCCCCTTTTTTCCTAGATGATAAGGTCTATGTACCTGCAAAAGTACTAATGGAATACTACACCTCAGAACAAAAATGGGATAATAACTTAAAGACCTTGACCATCTCTGATGGAAGCAGTAGTTATGTTCTGACGCCGGACAATGAGTATATGCAAGCTGATGGATATCAAACCTCGCTTGAAGGACCAGCTATTCTACGAAATGGTATTTTATATATTCCTGCCGATTCCTTAAACTCTCTGTCTGGTGCCACTGCGCAGCTGAATGCAGCTGGAACTGAAGTATTAATAACATCAGGGGATGTTAGTACTACCGTCAGAACACCCAGCGAACCTCTCGCTATTGCTACAGAAAATAACCAAGTGAAGCTGTATACTGCCCTTAAAGATGGCGGTACCTACGAAGGATTTGTTGTAGAGGTGAACGGTAACAAGCATACATTTGATTGGGAAACACCCAGACTCCTAAGTTACCCTCCTGAGATTCATTATGCCGACATCGATCAGGATGGACAGGAAGAAGTCGTTGTCATTCTGTGGCTCGGAACAGGTACGGGCATGTCCATGCAGGAACTTCACGTGATTAAGCCTAACCCGTGGGAAGAAGTCACTGTCCCTTCTGCAGATAAAGCCGCCTCCGCATTGGTTACGTCAAAAATTTCTAATGAAAAAGGGGACGCCCTGATTCAAATTCAAGTTAAAGGCTCAACTCCATCCATGGTGACTTTGCGATATCCAGATCGTGCTGAGGATGGCAATCTAGGCGAACAAGCCGGCATTGGTGCTGTTACTCACTACATAGTGGAAGAGGGCAAGCTAAAGGCGGAAACAAATGTTTATATTGGATTTCTGGAGAGTATTGGCACACTAACCTTTGCCTACAAACCGGGAAAAGATGGAATGGAACCCGACTCTATTCGCTTTGAGGTTCATGAGGAATTAGCTTCTTACGTGGAGGGTAAACAGTTATGA
- a CDS encoding MarR family winged helix-turn-helix transcriptional regulator → MSTKEEKQNAIHKVMESMANVQQKSQFFIDMITKKETLTHNQIMLLFQLRLTGSLNITDISERFVVTPGAASSMCDKLEEAGLIERVRTKEDRRVVNIVLTEQGDQRIHTIFEAFPTSDLNKISGTLEQINKLMEQMMH, encoded by the coding sequence ATGAGCACAAAGGAAGAGAAACAAAATGCTATCCATAAGGTCATGGAATCTATGGCAAATGTGCAGCAGAAATCCCAGTTTTTCATTGATATGATCACTAAAAAGGAAACCCTGACTCACAATCAGATCATGCTGCTGTTTCAACTCCGGCTTACCGGAAGCTTGAACATTACTGACATCTCTGAACGCTTCGTGGTCACACCCGGAGCCGCTTCCTCCATGTGCGATAAACTTGAGGAAGCCGGACTTATTGAACGGGTGCGGACTAAAGAAGACCGCAGAGTTGTCAATATTGTCCTTACAGAACAAGGCGATCAGCGTATCCATACAATATTTGAAGCATTTCCTACCTCAGATCTGAATAAAATCTCCGGAACTTTAGAACAAATAAATAAATTGATGGAACAAATGATGCACTAA
- a CDS encoding sigma-70 family RNA polymerase sigma factor translates to MHERALLHPFVKENIQENTDIDVLFTTIFETYYKRIFNYIAYRVSSLHTAEDLTSLVFEKMLAKLSTYSQEKAPLEVWLFAIARNVVNDHYRSFKRKSFFSLDAVKELVSSRKDPESLILQGERSGRLNEALNTLSSKERNIVALKFGANLRNREIAQVTGISESNIGVILYRTMKKLKTEIGSVEQL, encoded by the coding sequence ATGCATGAGCGCGCATTGCTTCATCCTTTTGTAAAAGAGAATATACAGGAAAATACTGACATAGATGTTTTGTTCACAACGATTTTTGAAACCTACTATAAAAGAATATTCAACTACATCGCTTACCGGGTTAGTTCTCTCCATACGGCTGAGGATCTGACAAGCCTTGTTTTTGAGAAAATGTTGGCGAAACTATCGACCTATTCTCAGGAAAAAGCTCCTTTAGAGGTATGGTTATTCGCCATTGCCAGAAATGTGGTCAATGATCATTACCGGAGTTTTAAAAGGAAAAGTTTCTTTTCGCTGGATGCCGTCAAGGAACTGGTTTCTAGCAGAAAAGATCCGGAAAGCTTGATCCTCCAGGGAGAACGTAGTGGAAGGCTTAACGAAGCCTTGAATACATTGAGCTCAAAGGAGCGGAATATTGTGGCTCTTAAATTTGGTGCTAATCTGAGAAATAGAGAGATTGCCCAGGTTACGGGAATTTCGGAGAGCAATATCGGTGTGATACTCTACCGGACTATGAAAAAGCTGAAGACTGAAATAGGGAGCGTGGAGCAGCTATGA
- a CDS encoding DUF4367 domain-containing protein — protein MNSKDIQQKFSADLDESIYGAANDLKGAGEYKELLELGRVLAHKDFSEGSDKTAILNKARRKYAGQKEEKGLRTKHRLRRPAVMLATLLVVSVLSVTFVQPSFAQELLMKVLQTINLGHIVAHEVEFSADSNVIPDDFKGKIFDSKGNALVTLDAAQKAGDIYNADGEKIVGVEDGRLVTQSERDQEKAELLIERDSSKLNEYTIFNVGLPEYLPDGYTFDRAEFYKDSNGEVINSKYINLYFVNEATDEIISMQQRHADSETAYEMSTDGTIEKVKINGADAVLVNGKGLDWEANGVLYGVTSASLDKNDLIKVAESIR, from the coding sequence ATGAACAGTAAAGACATACAGCAGAAGTTCTCAGCAGATTTAGATGAAAGTATATATGGAGCGGCAAATGATTTAAAGGGTGCTGGGGAGTACAAGGAGCTGCTGGAGCTAGGCAGGGTTCTGGCCCATAAAGATTTCAGCGAGGGCTCTGACAAAACAGCCATTCTGAATAAGGCTCGGAGAAAGTATGCCGGCCAAAAGGAGGAGAAAGGATTGCGTACAAAACATAGATTAAGACGTCCTGCTGTTATGCTGGCAACTTTGCTAGTGGTTAGCGTATTAAGTGTAACTTTTGTGCAGCCGTCATTTGCACAGGAGCTGTTAATGAAAGTATTGCAAACGATAAACTTAGGCCATATTGTAGCCCATGAAGTAGAATTTTCTGCGGATTCCAACGTGATTCCGGATGACTTTAAGGGGAAGATTTTTGATAGCAAAGGAAATGCGCTTGTGACCCTCGACGCTGCTCAAAAGGCAGGTGATATCTACAATGCTGATGGGGAAAAAATCGTCGGAGTTGAAGACGGCAGACTGGTTACGCAATCTGAGAGGGATCAAGAGAAAGCGGAATTGCTGATCGAGAGGGATTCTAGCAAGCTAAATGAATATACGATTTTTAATGTGGGATTGCCGGAGTATTTGCCAGACGGTTATACCTTTGATCGTGCAGAGTTTTATAAGGATAGCAATGGTGAAGTAATCAACAGCAAATATATTAATTTATATTTTGTTAATGAAGCTACCGATGAGATCATCTCGATGCAGCAGCGGCACGCTGATTCCGAAACGGCTTATGAGATGTCGACGGATGGCACAATCGAAAAAGTGAAGATTAACGGAGCTGATGCTGTATTGGTTAATGGAAAAGGGTTGGACTGGGAAGCCAATGGAGTCTTATACGGTGTAACATCAGCTAGCTTGGACAAGAATGATTTGATCAAAGTTGCTGAGTCTATCCGCTGA
- a CDS encoding sigma-70 family RNA polymerase sigma factor, protein MKHPNEYSQLIALTLDGSREAYSELYEATIRDVYQTVHFLVRETSDVDDVVQEIYIQVHRSLEQFDVNRPFRPWLMGLVMRQIHAYRRKRWTHLRMVKKVEQTDLRMEPDFTSDVVDRLANRRLLASVDRLPFKLKQVIILHYLNEYSQEESAAILGIPLGTVKSRIHAALHKLRQKPENHTLFKGKVEDLHEFQ, encoded by the coding sequence ATGAAACATCCAAATGAATATTCTCAGCTCATTGCGCTTACGCTAGACGGCAGCCGTGAAGCGTACAGTGAACTATATGAAGCAACGATTCGGGATGTGTATCAGACCGTTCATTTTCTCGTTCGCGAAACCTCCGATGTGGATGATGTTGTTCAGGAGATTTATATTCAGGTGCACCGGTCGCTTGAGCAATTTGACGTCAATCGTCCTTTTAGGCCTTGGCTTATGGGGCTGGTTATGCGGCAAATTCATGCCTATCGAAGAAAGAGATGGACGCATCTCCGAATGGTTAAAAAAGTAGAGCAGACTGATTTAAGGATGGAACCTGATTTCACTAGTGATGTTGTGGACAGGTTAGCTAACCGCCGTCTACTAGCAAGTGTAGATCGTCTTCCATTTAAGCTGAAGCAGGTGATTATTCTGCACTATTTAAATGAATATTCACAGGAAGAAAGTGCCGCGATACTGGGTATCCCTCTGGGTACGGTGAAATCCCGTATTCATGCTGCACTGCACAAGCTTCGTCAGAAGCCGGAGAATCATACTCTTTTTAAGGGAAAGGTGGAGGACCTGCATGAATTTCAATGA
- a CDS encoding DUF3600 domain-containing protein, whose amino-acid sequence MNFNEELRTVLQEEARNLSAPPELKKQILNQTETRSGGRRMKKWLVASILAAALLIPTGAYAGYNYLADTLYGSQATAATIGVTQQQYDRLEAKLQNAKQSFNEEEFTRLMSLLEELGAYNLQMADADGVFHLEQLSAKDQKAYNDLQVELKPYFEKMNENEIPQAKAAVVDRDTFWNGVLEKAEQRFTKEEFEEIEQLINELQRYDAKVFDADGSVHMDRLSKEEIQNQEKLIEALGPYINKLDMMIKPSS is encoded by the coding sequence ATGAATTTCAATGAAGAGTTACGGACAGTTCTGCAGGAAGAGGCGAGAAATCTAAGTGCCCCACCGGAACTGAAGAAGCAAATACTAAATCAGACCGAGACGAGATCAGGGGGAAGACGAATGAAAAAATGGCTTGTAGCAAGCATTTTGGCGGCTGCATTATTAATTCCTACTGGAGCATATGCCGGATATAATTATTTGGCGGATACCCTGTATGGCTCACAAGCAACTGCTGCTACGATTGGAGTAACCCAGCAACAATATGACAGGCTTGAAGCCAAGCTGCAGAACGCGAAACAAAGCTTTAACGAAGAGGAATTTACAAGATTGATGTCTTTACTAGAGGAATTGGGAGCTTACAATCTGCAAATGGCCGATGCTGACGGAGTCTTTCACCTAGAACAGTTAAGTGCGAAAGATCAAAAGGCATATAATGATTTACAGGTTGAGCTTAAACCTTATTTCGAGAAAATGAATGAAAATGAAATCCCTCAGGCAAAGGCGGCTGTCGTTGATCGTGATACTTTCTGGAATGGCGTGCTGGAAAAAGCTGAACAGAGGTTTACTAAAGAAGAGTTTGAGGAGATCGAACAATTAATAAATGAGTTGCAACGCTATGATGCCAAGGTATTTGATGCAGATGGAAGTGTTCATATGGATCGGCTTTCGAAAGAGGAGATACAAAACCAAGAGAAGTTAATTGAAGCGCTCGGTCCTTATATAAATAAGCTGGACATGATGATTAAACCTAGTTCTTAG